The following are from one region of the Staphylococcus schleiferi genome:
- a CDS encoding transcriptional regulator, protein MTDIKPGTFRYIESEIYNLDNTKKDIQRLRLEILNPTQPVDNNIIYGPLQSAEPARTTEIMATRLMTNKMLRNQEEMVQAIERTYSKLPVEHKKVIQLKYWSSNHLKMEHIADECHMHRNTAGKIRKNFVKAVALEVGMK, encoded by the coding sequence ATGACTGATATTAAACCTGGTACTTTTAGATATATAGAATCAGAAATATACAATCTTGATAATACAAAAAAAGACATACAACGATTAAGATTAGAGATACTTAATCCAACTCAACCCGTCGATAATAATATCATCTATGGTCCGCTTCAGTCAGCTGAACCTGCAAGAACAACAGAGATTATGGCAACACGGTTAATGACAAATAAGATGCTGCGGAATCAAGAAGAAATGGTTCAAGCAATCGAACGTACGTATAGCAAACTACCTGTCGAACATAAGAAGGTTATACAACTTAAGTACTGGTCGTCTAATCATTTGAAGATGGAACACATTGCTGACGAGTGCCACATGCACCGTAATACTGCAGGCAAGATTCGGAAGAACTTTGTAAAGGCTGTCGCGTTGGAAGTAGGAATGAAATAA